TGTCGACCGGTTTTTATGCGCCCAGTGACCGAATCAGAAGCAACGGACGATCGATCTGATGCAGCACGCCGGCCGCCACGCTTCCATAGAAGGCACGGCTGAGCCCGCTGCGGCCGTGGCTGGCCATGGCCACCAGGTCGACCTGTTCGCGTTGGGCGGTGTCGATGATGGTGTTGACCACGGGCCCGTGCCCGTACAGCACCTCGGCTGTTATCCCCTTGGCACGCCATCGCTCGATGATCGCATCAAAATAGGATTGGATCTCTTTGCGCTTGAGGGCCATGTGCTTTGCCAGCTTTTCCTGGTCGACCACTTCGTCGTGTTCGAGCATCATGGGGGGTTCCTCGACGAACAAAAGGATGACTTTGGCGTCGAAGCTTTTGGCCAGACTCTCGGCATGGGGCAGGATCGCTTCGGCACGTTGGGATGCATCCAGGGGCACGAGCAGCTTTTTATACATGGTGAACCTCCTTGGCATTGGATTCGTTTGAAAAAGAGAATACAGCAAATGATATGCCATTCGGGGGAGCCTGCTGTCGGGCGGGAACTATTTTGGGCAAATGATTAAAGTATACATATCAAGAAGTTGAGATACATACCAAGAGGCATCGGCACGGATTGCCGGGGATGGCTGTCGCGATACATGCCCGGAAAGAGGGGGAACGGGGAAAAGGGGTATTCAGATTGGCAAGAAATCTGACAGGACAGTAGGTCTCTGCCGGTGTGGCGGTTCGATTTGAACCTGATGCCAGTGAGCCGACGCTCTTTAGTGAGAGGGGTGTTGTTCAGGCCCTTTTACAATCCCCTTTTGGCGCTTATCTTGGTGATACGTCCAAACCCATGCATTAAAGGAGATCGACATGACGCAAATCGGATCGGAAATGAATCAATACCCCCGCGAAACCGTCAAGATACAGGTGACCGACGGCGCACTCGATCTGGCCGCAGCCAGCGCGATGGCCAAACAAAAAGCACGTGCCATGGACCCCAACGCGATGATGCTATCCTACCACAGCGGAAAAACGGGTGAATTCTGGCCGGCCTACGAATGCGGCGGCGGCGACCGCCCACCGTGGCTCGTGTTTGCCGAGGCCAGGGGATATAATTTGACAATCGACATCAACGATGGCGAATTCGAGTTTTTTTATTTGAGATTGTAAGCGGTTGAGAGCAGACCCGTGGAATGCCCAAAGGGTCGGGCACCGAAGACAAAAACCACCTCTCCTCCGCCGGCCGGCACCTGGCGGGAAGGTGGTTCATGTTATAAGAGGGGTGAAAGTTGAACTTCAGCTTATGGAAATTTGGTCCTAGACATCGTCAGTCTGAACACCATCCACGCTTTCCAGGCAGTATTTTCGCCAAGCACAATTAAGCTGATCGCAGTCGACGGCTCCGCGCCTGAAACAATCGGTCAGGCCTTCTGCGCGCTGCAAGCTTCGAATCATAGCGGTAATGTCCACATAGCGTTTGTTGTGAGCGGTGTTCCCTGCCTCCCGAGGTATGCAGGGTGTGGATTGTCTCAATCCATTTTTCTCCCCTTTGGTTCCTAGATCCATTTTTAGGTGATCTGTCATTCCAAAGATCCAATCTTTCCTGATCAGTCCTTCGTCCGACCAAACCAAAATTGAAATCCTTTCCTTTGTCAGGATGCAACTTTCGGCATGCCGACCTAACCGGGAAAAAATCCCGAGTTAAAAAGGATTTTTTCCCGGAATGCCATTTTGATTTTCGTAAATTTTTTCACTTGTCCTGATCAACAGGCGCCAACGGTTTTATGGCCCGTTGTCAGCAAACATTCAACGCACTGGCGAAAGGGGATGCGATCTGGAAGCGGCTCTCCTCCGAAAAATCCACGGCAGTGTAGACATTGGTCTCTCTTCGAGCCAGTTGCATGCCCTGGATGTTCTGCAACATTTCACAGGTTTTCAGACATTCGTCTTTGGGAAGGTGTCTTTTTGGACAGTCTTTGCAGGGAGAAGAGATCATGGCGCGCTCCTTTTGGTGAAAATGGTAACTGTCTAAATCCACTATGAAAAAATATGCTTTTGATAATGCTGACTCCAACTATATGGGGGTGGGCAGTCCTTGTCCATAAGGCATCGGCATCATTTTTATAGGGATATTGGGGAGGTCCGGGAGAATTTCCCGGGAAAAATCCGGCTGGCTTTCTGGTTGCCGGTTCCGTCCGGCCTTCAGGGGAACCAGATGGTCAGGCGGGTGGGCACGGCTACTCTTTCCACAAATCCACGTCGATCAATCCCAGGCGGGCGGCATAACGCACCAGTTCCATGG
This Desulfatitalea tepidiphila DNA region includes the following protein-coding sequences:
- a CDS encoding universal stress protein, with protein sequence MYKKLLVPLDASQRAEAILPHAESLAKSFDAKVILLFVEEPPMMLEHDEVVDQEKLAKHMALKRKEIQSYFDAIIERWRAKGITAEVLYGHGPVVNTIIDTAQREQVDLVAMASHGRSGLSRAFYGSVAAGVLHQIDRPLLLIRSLGA
- a CDS encoding AF1514 family protein, encoding MTQIGSEMNQYPRETVKIQVTDGALDLAAASAMAKQKARAMDPNAMMLSYHSGKTGEFWPAYECGGGDRPPWLVFAEARGYNLTIDINDGEFEFFYLRL